The Sphaeramia orbicularis chromosome 18, fSphaOr1.1, whole genome shotgun sequence genome contains a region encoding:
- the LOC115438968 gene encoding LOW QUALITY PROTEIN: up-regulator of cell proliferation-like (The sequence of the model RefSeq protein was modified relative to this genomic sequence to represent the inferred CDS: deleted 2 bases in 2 codons): MENTSENDSLADLYRAVREEMTSNRKFDLSMDNELAGKSGKVTELESLLRDLGLEQHYKEKLSLSTVLQIDEKAITDEPPKCKLDLAWYFLKKLMMANVTARNVKCTSVCELNCDATSEDTGLNLHHLLDGLTIDDTLNPLDIVTALFLCSDGFVQQEMALKMSMCQFSVPLLLPNCDTKQSTLMLWAMRDIVKKYRPQSLSESMGFIEEQIVLSKIPMISFVRLGECSLSKSEMLNKVLSNSQQYHDTFVHREMECGDSSRRISNGMAEITWYLPCGNKNIDVFNEPVAVANLRGDIASLETEYSFLCQTSAAVFVFFDSLDSDCRLLTNTQHSEKIFLVGNHQSKRFSLDALKKIATKMGLTNKNVIIKTKQKNDAEFIKGLRETVNNVIENTSIKMPVEQMADVAHELGILVDEDCPECQFAKKNADAITEKIQDTFKYKEENLPLQGQIWKELTHLEKEEYRLRKVGSENLEDYKASLKKKKRQLRKKQNSYDISDAMSCFASAISSEKEKERRYFLKWLRINLDNLSREKLSDLREQYKRKCENSETKKEIKDIDRQLSSSSLGTEHFFREMGQLYEASVSLPEKHPSRIQLQHLPKLCAELLLDGFPLELVDGDSSNIPLRWVSDVLSQLHQLVHPKNKILVVTVLGVQSTGKSTLLNTMFGVQFAVSSGRCTRGAFMLLIRISEDIKKILNCDFLVIIDTEGLKSPELAQLDDSYEHDNELATLVVGLSDITIINIAMENSTEMKDILQIVVHAFLRMKEVGKKPKCQFVHQNVSDVSAHEKNMRDRKLLLQQLNEMTQAAAKMERKEENKSFTDVMEYCPDTGNWYIPGLWNGNPPMAPVSAGYSEEVYKLKKNIIHILGKRESSANDISEFKEWTESLWNSVKHENFIFSFRNSLVADAYMKLCTEFIKWEWNFKKDMYGWVTNAETTISNFGTVAVPIQNIGELLNHLKTEASIELSKQEKTLLDNLTKYFKQKEGHVHLVERYKEVFANSAKSLRKEIESSVINQLTAAADIKQGMQELDRIKKNHTKEIENRVCELIEECQKKKVKMTDQELDREFDEMWNKTVKELGFSEQKASNVFTSVSHYLRENLKRKGSHVCELLSQKKLEECGKVPFQYTGEGWIEKLKHNVSKVLNTQSHVMAAQKMADDIIAACQQLVTGKMERKNNYHDTYIQEILHTIDNRLHNNQDLITDIDFEVSLKQHICGKAARQFQKMHEDFLHVNDPYICLSQNKTKFCADFKDVFNERDQCQKKAEEFTNRCLRPAVEDFVNRSLGPDIISEMLTTQQFSSRMFFQYSVLLDLLSKGNFKNYFSYICVYELYVAMWVLNRIEEHFSSCSSIFEFENRHIQSCISSINDAVKKAKTRKQGSLKIFVDNICMELGNKLAISQDALSAFMILNNANEEDFARWLTECVKEMAEALRQKFTGTTIQMKLNRLHVSPQLELFTKMIGCGKQCPFCSAPCEAGGSAHTEHWTSLHRPQALGDCTWNDTKKLVTNICSSAVISDLRFSCAATNGQRHPFKRYTEIYPDWKIAPDISLQASDYWKHIMAKFNNDFADAFNANPADIPTEWTKITKKQAEQSLKVSFGIK; this comes from the exons TTTGAGGGACCTGGGGTTGGAGCAGCACTACAAAGAGAAGCTATCCCTCAGCACAGTCCTTCAGATTGATGAGAAGGCCATTACTGATGAACCACCCAAGTGTAAATTGGATCTTGCATGGTATTTTCTGAAGAAACTGATGATGGCTAATGTGACAGCTAGGAATGTAAAATGTACGTCAGTATGTGAGTTAAACTGTGATGCTACATCTGAAGATACAGGGTTAAATCTTCATCATTTGCTTGATGGGCTAACCATTGATGACACACTGAACCCACTTGACATTGTCACTGCTCTCTTTCTGTGTTCAGATGGTTTTGTACAGCAGGAGATGGCACTCAAAATGTCAATGTGTCAGTTTTCTGTGCCTCTCCTGCTTCCAAACTGTGACACAAAACAGTCCACACTCATGCTTTGGGCAATGAGAGACATTGTCAAAAAGTACAGACCTCAGTCACTTTCTGAATCTATGGGCTTTATTGAAGAACAAATTGTTCTGTCTAAAATCCCAATGATATCGTTTGTGAGATTGGGTGAATGCTCCTTGTCCAAATCAGAGATGCTAAACAAGGTTCTGAGCAATTCTCAGCAGTACCATGACACATTTGTTCACCGTGAAATGGAGTGTGGAGACAGTTCAAGGAGAATTTCCAATGGAATGGCTGAAATTACTTGGTACCTTCCTTGTGGAAACAAAAACATTGATGTGTTCAATGAGCCAGTGGCAGTAGCAAACCTTCGTGGGGACATTGCTTCATTAGAAACCGAATATTCCTTTTTGTGTCAGACATCTGCTGCA GTCTTTGTGTTCTTTGACAGTTTGGATTCAGATTGCAGGCTACTGACCAATACACAGCACAGTGAAAAGATCTTCTTAGTGGGCAACCATCAAAGCAAGCGTTTCAGTTTAGATGCTTTAAAAAAGATAGCAACCAAGATGGGcttaacaaacaaaaatgtcattatcaaaactaaacagaaaaatGATGCAGAGTTTATCAAGGGTTTGCGTGAAACTGTCAACAATGTAATTGAGAACACAAGTATAAAGATGCCAGTTGAGCAGATGGCAGATGTTGCACATGAATTGGGAATATTGGTTGATGAAGACTGTCCAGAGTGTCAGTTTGCTAAAAAAAATGCAGATGCGATCACTGAAAAAATTCAAGACACATTTAAGTACAAAGAAGAAAATCTTCCTCTGCAAGGCCAAATATGGAAGGAGTTGACACATCTAGAGAAGGAAGAATACAGGCTTCGAAAAGTTGGGTCTGAAAACCTAGAAGACTACAAAGCTAGtcttaaaaaaaagaagagacaactcagaaaaaaacagaactctTATGACATATCAGACGCTATGTCATGTTTCGCAAGCGCAATATCAagtgagaaagagaaagaaaggcgTTATTTCCTGAAATGGCTGCGAATAAACCTGGATAACCTGTCTCGTGAAAAACTATCTGACCTAAGGGAACAGTACAAAAGGAAATGTGAAAATTCTGAGACCAAAAAGGAGATTAAAGACATCGATAGGCAACTTTCTAGCAGCTCTCTAGGGACTGAACACTTTTTCCGTGAAATGGGTCAGCTCTATGAAGCCTCAGTGTCTCTTCCAGAAAAACACCCATCACGAATTCAACTACAGCATCTGCCCAAACTCTGTGCAGAATTGTTGCTTGATGGGTTTCCTTTAGAGCTTGTAGATGGAGATTCTTCAAACATACCTCTCAGATGGGTGAGTGATGTTCTCTCTCAGCTCCATCAGCTGGTGCACCCCAAGAACAAGATCTTAGTAGTCACAGTTCTGGGAGTGCAGAGCACAGGAAAGTCCACTCTTCTCAACACAATGTTTGGAGTCCAGTTTGCTGTGAGCAGTGGTCGATGCACCAGAGGCGCATTTATGTTGCTCATCAGAATCAGTGAAGATATCAAAAAAATCCTTAACTGTGACTTTTTGGTGATCATTGACACTGAGGGCTTAAAGTCTCCAGAGCTTGCACAACTGGATGATAGCTATGAGCATGACAATGAGCTTGCGACACTTGTTGTTGGGTTGAGTGATATCACCATCATCAACATTGCTATGGAGAATTCTACAGAAATGAAAGACATCCTACAAATAGTTGTGCATGCTTTCCTCAGGATGAAAGAAGTAGGCAAAAAGCCTAAATGCCAGTTTGTTCACCAGAATGTGTCAGATGTTTCAGCACATGAGAAAAACATGCGAGACCGGAAGCTGCTCTTGCAGCAGTTAAACGAGATGACTCAGGCAGCAGCTAAAatggagaggaaagaggagaacAAGAGCTTCACTGATGTGATGGAATATTGTCCAGACACTGGAAACTGGTACATTCCTGGACTGTGGAATGGAAACCCACCAATGGCACCTGTCAGTGCTGGGTACAGTGAGGAGGTATATAAGCTCAAGAAAAACATAATTCATATTTTGGGAAAACGTGAATCCTCTGCCAATGATATCTCAGAGTTTAAGGAATGGACAGAAAGCTTGTGGAATTCAGTGAAGCATGAAAACTTCATCTTCAGCTTCAGAAACAGCCTAGTGGCTGATGCGTACATGAAACTGTGCACAGAGTTTATTAAGTGGGAATGGAATTTTAAAAAAGACATGTATGGATGGGTTACAAATGCAGAAACAACAATTTCCAATTTTGGCACAGTTGCTGTCCCAATCCAAAACATTGGAGAACTTCTCAATCATTTGAAAACTGAGGCTTCCATTGAGTTGTCTAAACAGGAGAAAACCCTTCTTGATAACCTGACAAAGTACTTCAAACAGAAAGAGGGTCATGTCCATCTGGTTGAACGATACAAAGAGGTCTTTGCAAACAGTGCAAAAAGCCTCCGGAAAGAAATAGAGAGTTCAGTCATTAATCAGCTCACAGCGGCAGCAGACATTAAACAAGGTATGCAAGAGCTCGATAGAATCAAAAAGAATCATACCAAAGAAATTGAAAACAGAGTTTGTGAGTTGATTGAAGAGTGCCAGAAGAAAAAGGTCAAGATGACAGACCAAGAGCTAGACAGAGAATTTGACGAA ATGtggaataaaacagtaaaggaaCTTGGCTTTTCTGAACAAAAAGCTTCAAACGTCTTCACCAGTGTGTCTCACTATCTGAGAGAAAATCTGAAGCGCAAGGGCAGTCATGTATGTGAGTTGTTAAGTCAAAAAAAGTTGGAAGAATGTGGAAAGGTTCCTTTTCAATATACAGGTGAAGGATGGATTGAGAAACTCAAACACAATGTGAGTAAAGTTCTCAACACCCAAAGTCATGTAATGGCTGCACAAAAAATGGCTGATGATATCATAGCTGCTTGCCAACAGTTGGTGACTggcaaaatggaaagaaaaaacaattaccATGATACTTACATCCAAGAGATCCTACACACGATTGATAATAGGCTGCACAACAATCAGGATCTTATAACAGACATAGACTTTGAAGTTTCTCTGAAGCAGCACATCTGTGGAAAAGCAGCCAGACAGTTTCAGAAAATGCATGAAGATTTCCTACATGTAAATGATCCTTACATATGTCTGAGTCAAAACAAGACCAAGTTTTGTGCTGATTTCAAAGATGTGTTCAATGAACGAGACCAGTGCCAAAAAAAGGCAGAAGAATTCACAAACCGATGCTTGAGACCTGCAGTTGAAGACTTTGTCAACCGCTCCTTGGGTCCTGATATCATTAGTGAAATGCTGACAACCCAGCAGTTCAGCTCAAGGATGTTTTTCCAGTACTCTGTTTTACTGGACTTGCTCTCAAAGGGTAACTTTAAAAACTATTTCAGTTACATCTGCGTGTATGAACTTTATGTGGCCATGTGGGTACTGAACCGAATAGAGGAACACTTCTCAAGCTGCTCCTCGATCTTTGAGTTTGAGAATCGACATATTCAGTCATGTATCAGCAGCATAAATGATGCTGTCAAGAAGGCCAAAACAAGGAAGCAAGGCTCCCTCAAAATATTTGTTGACAATATCTGCATGGAACTTGGAAATAAACTGGCAATTTCCCAGGATGCACTTAGTGCTTTCATGATCCTAAACAATGCTAATGAGGAAGACTTTGCTCGCTGGCTCACGGAATGTGTGAAAGAAATGGCAGAAGCTCTTAGACAAAAGTTTACAGGAACAACTATCCAAATGAAACTAAACCGTCTTCATGTGTCGCCCCAACTTGAGCTTTTCACCAAAATGATCGGATGTGGCAAACAATGTCCATTTTGCAGTGCCCCATGTGAGGCAGGGGGAAGCGCTCACACTGAACACTGGACATCACTACATCGACCACAGGCTCTGGGTGATTGCACGTGGAATGACACAAAAAAACTTGTCACTAACATATGCTCATCTGCTGTGATCAGTGACTTGCGTTTTAGCTGTGCTGCCACAAATGGCCAAAGGCATCCTTTCAAGCGTTACACCGAAATTTACCCTGACTGGAAGATTGCTCCAGATATTAGCCTCCAGGCATCAGACTACTGGAAACACATCATGGCAAAGTTCAACAATGACTTTGCTGATGCATTTAATGCAAATCCTGCTGATATCCCGACAGAGtggacaaaaataacaaaaaagcaggCAGAACAAAGCCTTAAAGTGTCATTTGGCATCAAGTGA